The following proteins come from a genomic window of Solwaraspora sp. WMMA2065:
- the ftsH gene encoding ATP-dependent zinc metalloprotease FtsH, whose product MERTRFFRRPVVWIILVIIGAIALSSFFTNGPSYHKVDTSVALERLEQGGIDKAIFQDREQTLRLDLAEPEEFGDTETDRIEAQFPYEVGDEIWTDVLAAKEAGRVTGPAEAEVSSDSIFITLLVNLLPIAILVILLLLFMSQMQGGGSRVLNFGKSKAKVITKDTPKTTFADVAGSEEAVEELQEIKDFLQNPAKYQALGAKIPKGVLLFGPPGTGKTLLARAVAGEAGVPFYSISGSDFVEMFVGVGASRVRDLFEQAKANAPAIVFVDEIDAVGRHRGAGMGGGHDEREQTLNQLLVEMDGFDTKGGVILIAATNRPDILDPALLRPGRFDRQIPVDAPDMEGRKAILRVHARGKPFAPDVDLDAVARRTPGFSGADLANVINEAALLTARQDARAITNEALEESIDRVVAGPQRRTRVMGDKEKKITAYHEGGHALVAWALPHAAPVHKVTILSRGRSLGHTLVLPTEDKYTQTRAEMIDTLAYALGGRAAEELVFHEPTTGAGNDIEKASALARAMVTQYGMSAKLGAVKYGTNGDEPFLGRTMGHERDYSDSIAAEIDSEVRALIELAHDEAWEILVEYRDVLDTMVLELMEKETISQSDMARICERVVKRPPMAPFNGFGKRQPSTEPPVLTPAEKENLGRQAVADGAQAVFGGGMSANSDGTMSANSDGTS is encoded by the coding sequence ATGGAACGTACGCGTTTCTTCCGCCGGCCGGTGGTCTGGATCATCCTGGTGATCATCGGTGCGATAGCGCTCAGCTCGTTCTTCACCAACGGCCCCAGCTACCACAAGGTGGACACCTCGGTGGCGCTGGAGCGGCTGGAGCAGGGCGGCATCGACAAGGCGATATTCCAGGACCGGGAGCAGACGCTCCGGCTCGACCTCGCCGAGCCGGAAGAGTTCGGCGACACCGAGACCGACCGGATCGAGGCCCAGTTCCCGTACGAGGTCGGCGACGAGATCTGGACCGACGTGCTGGCCGCCAAGGAGGCCGGCCGGGTGACCGGCCCGGCCGAGGCCGAGGTGTCGTCGGACAGCATCTTCATCACCCTGCTGGTCAACCTGCTACCGATCGCCATCCTGGTGATCCTGCTGCTGCTGTTCATGTCGCAGATGCAGGGCGGCGGGTCCCGTGTGCTCAACTTCGGCAAGTCCAAGGCGAAGGTGATCACCAAGGACACCCCGAAGACCACCTTCGCCGATGTGGCCGGCTCCGAGGAGGCCGTCGAGGAGTTGCAGGAGATCAAGGACTTCCTGCAGAACCCGGCGAAGTACCAGGCACTCGGTGCAAAGATCCCCAAGGGCGTACTGCTGTTCGGTCCACCCGGCACCGGGAAGACCCTGCTTGCCCGGGCGGTGGCCGGCGAGGCCGGTGTGCCGTTCTACTCGATCTCCGGGTCCGACTTCGTCGAGATGTTCGTCGGTGTCGGCGCCAGCCGGGTCCGTGACCTGTTCGAGCAGGCCAAGGCGAACGCCCCGGCGATCGTCTTCGTCGACGAGATCGACGCGGTCGGCCGGCACCGTGGTGCCGGCATGGGCGGCGGCCACGACGAGCGGGAACAGACCCTCAACCAGTTGCTGGTCGAGATGGACGGCTTCGACACCAAGGGCGGCGTGATCCTGATCGCCGCCACCAACCGACCCGACATCCTCGACCCGGCGCTGCTGCGCCCCGGCCGGTTCGACCGGCAGATCCCGGTCGACGCCCCGGACATGGAGGGCCGCAAGGCGATCCTGCGGGTGCACGCCCGGGGCAAGCCGTTCGCCCCGGACGTCGATCTGGACGCGGTGGCCCGGCGTACCCCCGGATTCAGCGGCGCCGACCTGGCCAACGTGATCAACGAGGCGGCGCTGCTGACCGCCCGGCAGGACGCCCGGGCGATCACCAACGAGGCCTTGGAGGAGTCGATCGACCGGGTGGTCGCCGGCCCACAGCGGCGGACCCGGGTGATGGGCGACAAGGAAAAGAAGATCACCGCATATCACGAGGGCGGTCACGCCCTGGTGGCCTGGGCCCTGCCACACGCCGCCCCGGTGCACAAGGTGACCATCCTGTCCCGGGGGCGGTCGTTGGGCCACACCCTGGTGCTTCCGACCGAGGACAAGTACACCCAGACCCGTGCCGAGATGATCGACACCCTGGCGTACGCCCTCGGTGGCCGGGCCGCCGAGGAACTGGTCTTCCACGAGCCCACCACCGGTGCCGGCAACGACATCGAGAAGGCCAGCGCGTTGGCCCGGGCCATGGTCACCCAGTACGGCATGAGCGCCAAACTCGGCGCCGTCAAGTACGGCACCAACGGCGACGAGCCGTTTCTCGGCCGGACCATGGGCCACGAGCGGGACTACTCCGATTCGATCGCCGCTGAGATCGACAGCGAGGTCCGCGCCCTCATCGAGCTGGCCCACGATGAGGCCTGGGAAATCCTGGTTGAGTACCGCGACGTGCTCGACACCATGGTGCTGGAGCTGATGGAGAAGGAGACCATTTCCCAGTCCGACATGGCCCGGATCTGCGAGCGGGTGGTCAAGCGGCCGCCGATGGCACCCTTCAACGGCTTCGGCAAGCGGCAGCCGTCCACTGAGCCGCCGGTGCTGACCCCGGCCGAGAAGGAGAACCTCGGCCGGCAGGCGGTCGCCGACGGGGCTCAAGCCGTCTTCGGCGGTGGCATGTCCGCGAACTCGGACGGCACCATGTCCGCGAACTCGGACGGCACCTCCTGA
- a CDS encoding inorganic diphosphatase: MDFDVTVEIPKGHRNKYEVDHATGRIRLDRTLFTSTQYPADYGFIEGTLGQDDDPLDALVLVPEPTFPGCLIRCRAIGMFRMKDEKGADDKVLCVPYEDPRQEHLRDIHHLGEFDRLEIQHFFVVYKDLEPGKSVEGATWVGRVEAEAEIQASFRRREAALERGESAH, encoded by the coding sequence ATGGATTTCGACGTTACGGTTGAGATCCCCAAGGGTCACCGGAACAAGTATGAGGTCGATCATGCGACCGGCCGGATCCGGCTGGACCGCACCCTGTTCACTTCGACGCAGTATCCAGCCGACTACGGTTTCATCGAGGGCACCCTCGGGCAGGACGACGACCCGCTGGACGCACTGGTGCTCGTACCGGAACCCACCTTCCCAGGATGCCTCATCCGGTGCCGGGCGATCGGCATGTTCCGGATGAAGGACGAGAAGGGCGCCGACGACAAGGTGCTCTGCGTGCCGTACGAGGATCCCCGGCAGGAGCACCTGCGCGACATCCACCACCTCGGCGAATTCGACCGCCTGGAGATCCAGCACTTCTTCGTCGTCTACAAGGACCTGGAGCCGGGCAAGTCGGTCGAAGGCGCGACCTGGGTCGGCCGGGTCGAGGCAGAGGCCGAGATCCAGGCGTCGTTCCGCCGCCGGGAGGCCGCCCTGGAGCGCGGCGAGTCGGCCCACTGA
- a CDS encoding FtsK/SpoIIIE domain-containing protein: protein MGMDLDRAAALHRSAAAVVTALDQVDAAGGGRTTGSDQHEVAEQLRSLAARLAPGWWGAPLDAQTPTMPMGGLDHVGHLRIGIAQPLDDARFPVVVPFLGSGHLTLDGDIRDRRVAGLLRAVLLRLLAAVPPERVSVRTVDGVGAAGEDVLGPFRPLTEAGVLRPAATDVTGLRAALAEAEQWIRPARPTVARHHRQGRFMLLIIASLPELTDGVVLDRIARLAQVGPEHGLHLVVAGWPPPPLDTEQTRADLPCSTMVRLRNPYVLVGDPPGDTFRDLPAGAGGDHLGGLDAPVYLDRQPPQQLIDQVCAELVARSEVGARPPLTDLLPDPADGTVAGSAADGLVAAAGFDGHRPVLLRFNDITPHWLVAGQAGAEVDQFLTALLYGLAVRHDPAEVTLHLVDLSPGESFTSVLPGVTDPSGLPHIATAGVDADPEYGLSVLRQVAAEVDRRSFLATRNGTTRFAELAAATGTTRVLCVLKDPAPMLDLTGPVADESLDLLERIARGGRGSGVHLLIADSGTGPAPGSEQSVGSDEPDGSGGWVGSGGWVGPDPAGGSTGGGWWRRDSLLSQFPVRVVLAGGDWLLEPSNDAAVGLPTGRAVVNTAGGLGGPRGATRGHERTVVFPDPYTDRPGLAGLRRQLWSRRAADARPPQVFAGYLQPELESDETYQRVLADPPDTPAGLFGRAVELPGRTAEFRFERAPGRHLAIFGSRESTASLLATVVRSAAAHHQPGTARILLLSMGEHDRRQLTDLARAVGVRQPTEVVDLEVLRTLGDAAGPAYLVIATADVLELGGPAAARLRNLLDSGPARGIHLLSGWEQPDSFLAFLGPSPDLISGIVLLDRPVTEQAATAGPVGFAGRLPAWHPRPQRGLLYDAQTDRRTVFVPFQPAGTGTDTGEGRVVADTGEGRVVADTGEGRVVADTAEGAA, encoded by the coding sequence ATGGGCATGGACCTGGACCGCGCCGCCGCGCTGCACCGCTCGGCGGCAGCCGTCGTCACCGCGCTGGACCAGGTTGACGCGGCCGGTGGCGGCCGTACCACCGGCTCCGATCAGCACGAGGTCGCCGAGCAGCTCCGCAGCCTCGCAGCGCGGCTGGCCCCCGGCTGGTGGGGTGCCCCGCTCGACGCCCAGACCCCGACGATGCCGATGGGCGGTCTCGACCACGTCGGCCACCTGCGGATCGGCATCGCCCAGCCACTGGACGACGCCCGGTTCCCGGTGGTCGTCCCGTTCCTCGGCAGCGGGCATCTGACGCTCGACGGCGACATCCGCGACCGACGGGTCGCCGGGCTGCTGCGGGCCGTGCTGCTCCGCCTGCTGGCCGCCGTACCGCCGGAACGGGTGTCGGTGCGCACGGTGGACGGCGTCGGTGCCGCGGGCGAGGACGTGCTCGGCCCTTTCCGGCCGTTGACCGAGGCCGGCGTGCTGCGCCCGGCCGCCACCGACGTCACCGGGCTGCGGGCCGCCCTGGCCGAGGCGGAGCAGTGGATCCGACCGGCCCGACCGACGGTCGCCCGGCACCACCGGCAGGGGCGGTTCATGCTGCTGATAATCGCCTCGCTGCCCGAACTCACCGACGGTGTCGTGCTCGACCGGATCGCCCGGCTTGCCCAAGTGGGCCCCGAGCATGGCCTGCATCTGGTCGTCGCCGGCTGGCCGCCGCCTCCGCTGGACACCGAGCAGACCCGCGCCGACCTGCCGTGCAGCACCATGGTGCGGCTACGGAATCCGTACGTCCTGGTCGGTGACCCGCCCGGGGACACCTTCCGCGACCTGCCGGCCGGAGCGGGCGGCGACCACCTCGGCGGTCTCGACGCGCCGGTGTACCTGGACCGGCAGCCACCCCAGCAGCTGATCGACCAGGTGTGCGCGGAACTCGTCGCCCGGTCCGAGGTCGGTGCCCGTCCACCGCTGACCGACCTGCTGCCCGACCCGGCGGACGGAACGGTCGCCGGATCCGCCGCCGACGGGCTGGTGGCCGCAGCGGGGTTCGACGGACACCGGCCGGTCCTGCTCCGGTTCAACGACATCACCCCACACTGGTTGGTGGCCGGGCAGGCCGGCGCAGAGGTGGACCAGTTCCTCACCGCCCTCCTGTACGGGCTGGCGGTACGGCACGATCCCGCCGAGGTGACCCTGCATCTGGTGGACCTGTCGCCCGGCGAGTCGTTCACCAGCGTGCTGCCCGGCGTCACCGACCCGTCCGGGCTGCCGCACATCGCGACGGCCGGGGTGGACGCCGACCCGGAGTACGGACTGTCGGTGCTGCGTCAGGTGGCGGCGGAGGTCGACCGGCGCTCCTTCCTGGCGACCCGCAATGGGACGACCCGGTTCGCCGAGCTCGCCGCCGCCACGGGCACGACCCGCGTTCTCTGCGTGCTCAAGGATCCGGCCCCAATGCTGGACCTGACCGGACCGGTCGCCGACGAGTCACTCGACCTGCTCGAACGGATCGCCAGGGGCGGGCGCGGCAGCGGAGTCCACCTGCTGATCGCCGACTCCGGGACCGGCCCAGCTCCCGGGTCGGAGCAGAGCGTCGGATCCGATGAGCCTGACGGGTCGGGCGGCTGGGTGGGCTCAGGCGGTTGGGTCGGCCCCGATCCGGCCGGCGGGTCGACCGGCGGTGGCTGGTGGCGGCGGGATTCGCTGCTGAGCCAGTTCCCGGTCCGGGTGGTGCTGGCCGGCGGTGACTGGCTCCTGGAGCCGAGCAACGACGCCGCGGTCGGGCTGCCGACGGGTCGGGCAGTGGTGAACACCGCCGGCGGGCTGGGCGGCCCGCGTGGGGCGACCCGCGGCCACGAACGTACCGTCGTGTTTCCGGATCCGTACACGGACCGGCCTGGGTTGGCCGGGCTCCGCCGGCAGCTGTGGTCGCGCCGTGCGGCCGACGCCCGGCCGCCGCAGGTCTTCGCCGGCTACCTCCAGCCGGAGCTCGAATCGGACGAGACCTACCAGCGGGTGCTGGCCGACCCGCCGGACACTCCAGCCGGACTCTTCGGCCGGGCCGTCGAGCTGCCGGGGCGGACAGCGGAGTTCCGGTTCGAACGTGCCCCCGGTCGCCACCTCGCCATCTTCGGCTCCCGGGAGAGCACCGCGAGCCTGCTGGCCACGGTGGTACGCAGCGCCGCGGCACACCACCAGCCCGGCACCGCCCGCATCCTGTTGCTGTCGATGGGCGAACACGACCGCCGGCAGTTGACCGACCTCGCCCGAGCGGTCGGCGTCCGTCAGCCGACCGAGGTGGTGGATCTGGAGGTTCTCCGGACGCTGGGCGACGCAGCCGGCCCCGCGTACCTGGTCATCGCCACCGCCGATGTTCTCGAGCTCGGCGGGCCGGCCGCCGCCCGCCTGCGCAACCTGTTGGACTCCGGGCCGGCCCGCGGCATCCATCTGCTCTCCGGCTGGGAGCAGCCGGACTCGTTCCTGGCATTTCTCGGTCCCAGTCCGGACCTGATCTCCGGGATCGTCCTGCTCGACCGGCCGGTGACCGAGCAGGCCGCGACGGCCGGGCCAGTCGGGTTCGCCGGCCGGCTGCCGGCTTGGCACCCCCGCCCGCAACGTGGTCTGTTGTACGACGCGCAGACCGACCGGCGCACCGTCTTCGTCCCGTTCCAACCGGCCGGGACCGGGACCGACACCGGGGAGGGACGCGTCGTGGCCGACACCGGGGAGGGACGCGTCGTAGCCGACACCGGGGAGGGGCGCGTCGTAGCCGACACTGCGGAGGGCGCGGCGTGA
- the folE gene encoding GTP cyclohydrolase I FolE, whose protein sequence is MSSPDLPSSASSTEPDDDALDYLAARLINGKLNGTPVERSVDLTRIERAVREILIAVGEDPDRDGLRQTPARVARAYAELLAGLRADAAQVLTTTFEADHDELVLVRDIEVMSLCEHHMLPFRGVAHIGYIPGATGRITGLSKLARLVEVYARRLQVQERLTSQIADMLMSRLEPRGVVTVLECEHMCMAMRGIQKAGARTITSAVRGVFQRDAKSRAEAMSLIIHS, encoded by the coding sequence CTGAGCAGCCCTGACCTACCGTCCAGCGCGTCGTCGACCGAACCGGACGACGACGCGCTGGACTATCTCGCCGCCCGACTGATCAACGGCAAACTCAACGGCACGCCGGTCGAACGCTCCGTCGACCTGACCCGGATCGAGCGCGCCGTACGGGAGATCCTCATCGCCGTCGGCGAGGACCCGGACCGCGACGGGCTGCGCCAGACGCCGGCCCGGGTCGCTCGGGCGTACGCCGAGCTGCTCGCGGGCCTGCGGGCCGACGCGGCCCAGGTGCTCACCACCACCTTCGAGGCTGACCACGACGAGCTGGTGCTGGTCCGCGACATCGAGGTGATGTCGCTGTGCGAGCACCACATGCTGCCGTTCCGGGGCGTGGCGCACATCGGGTACATTCCCGGAGCGACCGGCCGGATAACCGGCCTGTCGAAGCTGGCCCGCCTGGTCGAGGTCTACGCCCGGCGGCTACAGGTCCAGGAGCGGCTCACCTCGCAGATCGCCGACATGCTGATGAGCCGGCTGGAGCCGCGCGGTGTGGTCACCGTGCTGGAGTGCGAACACATGTGCATGGCGATGCGCGGCATTCAGAAGGCTGGTGCCCGTACCATCACCTCGGCCGTACGCGGTGTGTTCCAACGCGACGCCAAGTCCCGTGCTGAAGCGATGAGCCTGATCATCCACAGCTGA
- a CDS encoding zinc-dependent metalloprotease — protein sequence MAQFVDWDLAAATAGALSKSGPKASLDEATEVVNDLRRLTDEAAGHVVAYTGLQAQVAHPPVRVVDRRDWAVANIAGLRDVITPLVSRAAGDRQPGALTDAIGSRVTGVQAGTVLGYLSGRVLGQYEVFSGDPGQLLLVAPNIVEVERKLHADPRDFRLWVCLHEVTHRTQFTAVPWMRGHFLGQVQAFVDASQAGGDNFVDRVRRGVGTLAESIRDPQSRASVLDIVQTPAQRAVLDRLTALMTLLEGHAEFVMDGVGPEVIPTVEQIRAGFNRRREAGNPLEKAIRRLLGVDVKMRQYAEGRKFVHGVVDRVGMAGFNKVFDSPLTLPRLEELGDPDAWVARVHGPVSGSPPTVV from the coding sequence ATGGCGCAGTTCGTGGACTGGGATCTGGCCGCCGCAACCGCCGGCGCGCTGAGCAAGTCGGGGCCGAAGGCTTCGCTCGACGAAGCAACCGAGGTGGTCAACGACCTTCGCCGGCTGACCGACGAAGCGGCCGGACACGTCGTGGCGTACACCGGTCTGCAGGCCCAGGTCGCGCACCCGCCGGTGCGGGTGGTCGACCGGCGGGACTGGGCCGTCGCCAACATCGCCGGGCTGCGTGACGTGATCACACCGCTGGTCTCCCGGGCGGCCGGTGACCGCCAGCCGGGCGCGCTCACCGACGCGATCGGTTCCCGGGTCACCGGGGTGCAGGCCGGCACGGTGCTCGGCTACCTCTCCGGCCGGGTGCTCGGCCAGTACGAGGTGTTCTCCGGTGACCCCGGCCAGCTGCTGCTGGTCGCCCCGAACATCGTCGAGGTGGAGCGCAAGCTGCACGCCGACCCGCGCGACTTCCGACTCTGGGTCTGCCTGCACGAGGTCACCCACCGCACCCAGTTCACCGCCGTGCCGTGGATGCGCGGGCACTTCCTGGGCCAGGTTCAGGCGTTCGTCGACGCCTCGCAGGCCGGTGGCGACAACTTCGTCGACCGGGTCCGGCGCGGCGTCGGCACCCTCGCCGAGTCGATCCGCGACCCGCAGAGCCGGGCCAGCGTGCTGGACATCGTGCAGACCCCGGCGCAGCGCGCCGTACTCGACCGGCTGACCGCGCTGATGACCCTGCTCGAAGGGCATGCCGAGTTCGTCATGGACGGGGTCGGGCCGGAGGTCATCCCGACGGTGGAGCAGATCCGGGCCGGCTTCAACCGCCGCCGCGAGGCCGGCAACCCGCTGGAGAAGGCGATCCGCCGGCTGCTCGGCGTGGACGTCAAGATGCGCCAGTACGCCGAAGGCCGCAAATTCGTGCACGGCGTGGTCGACAGGGTCGGCATGGCCGGTTTCAACAAGGTCTTCGACTCCCCGTTGACCCTGCCCCGGCTGGAGGAGTTGGGCGACCCGGACGCCTGGGTGGCCCGGGTGCATGGCCCGGTCTCCGGCTCGCCGCCGACCGTCGTCTGA
- the hpt gene encoding hypoxanthine phosphoribosyltransferase: MADGSWYDADIDRVIISEEQIRDKTAELAKQIATDYADVTGGLLLVCVLKGAVMFMADFARELGRQGAPVELEFMAVSSYGQGTTSSGVVRILKDVERDIAGRHVVVVEDIIDSGLTLSWLLKYLASRSAASVEVVALFRKPEAVKVQVPVRYVGFDIPTEFVVGYGLDFAERYRELPYVGVLKPEVYGRG, translated from the coding sequence ATGGCTGACGGCTCCTGGTACGACGCCGACATCGACCGTGTGATCATTTCCGAGGAACAGATCCGCGACAAGACCGCGGAACTCGCCAAGCAGATCGCCACTGACTACGCCGACGTGACGGGTGGACTGCTGCTGGTCTGCGTGCTCAAGGGCGCGGTCATGTTCATGGCCGACTTCGCCCGTGAGCTCGGCCGGCAGGGCGCTCCCGTCGAGTTGGAGTTCATGGCCGTCTCCTCCTACGGGCAGGGCACCACCTCCTCCGGCGTGGTCCGCATCCTCAAGGACGTGGAGCGGGACATCGCCGGTCGGCACGTGGTGGTGGTCGAGGACATCATCGACTCCGGCCTCACCCTGTCCTGGCTGCTGAAGTACCTGGCGTCCAGGTCGGCGGCGAGCGTGGAGGTGGTCGCGCTGTTCCGCAAGCCCGAGGCGGTCAAGGTGCAGGTCCCGGTGCGGTATGTCGGCTTCGACATCCCCACCGAGTTCGTGGTTGGCTACGGCCTGGACTTCGCCGAGCGGTACCGCGAGTTGCCCTACGTCGGGGTGCTCAAGCCCGAGGTGTACGGCCGCGGCTGA
- a CDS encoding helix-turn-helix domain-containing protein translates to MLRTVAVIALDGVAPFELGVVCEVFGHDRTADGFPGYRFDVCTVDGGPVRTSSGFSLLPTADLRPVADANLVAVPAASFHDAVAAPVVDALRAADRRGATLLSVCSGAFVLGAAGLLDGRECTTHWRYADELARRHPTARIRCNSLYVADGNVLTSAGTAAGIDACLHLVRQEHGSALATRLARRMVVPPHRAGGQAQFIETPIAASPTAATLESVLVWMQQHLDTTMSVEELAARAHMAPRTFARRFRAETGTTPHDWLTGQRVLLARQLLEETSLGVETVARRCGFGDAATLRHHFSRRVGATPQAYRGTFRDRTAVG, encoded by the coding sequence ATGCTTCGTACCGTCGCGGTGATCGCGCTCGACGGCGTAGCCCCGTTCGAGCTCGGGGTGGTCTGCGAGGTCTTCGGTCACGACCGCACCGCGGACGGCTTCCCCGGATACCGCTTCGACGTCTGCACCGTCGACGGCGGCCCGGTCCGCACCAGCTCCGGCTTCTCGCTGCTACCCACCGCCGATCTGCGGCCGGTCGCCGACGCCAACCTGGTCGCCGTGCCCGCGGCCAGCTTCCACGACGCCGTCGCCGCACCGGTGGTCGACGCGTTACGCGCCGCCGACCGCCGCGGCGCCACCCTGCTCAGCGTCTGCTCCGGCGCATTCGTGCTCGGCGCCGCCGGCCTGCTCGACGGCCGCGAATGCACCACCCATTGGCGGTACGCCGACGAGCTGGCCCGCCGCCACCCGACCGCCCGGATCCGGTGCAACTCGCTGTACGTGGCCGACGGCAACGTGCTGACCAGCGCCGGCACCGCCGCCGGGATCGACGCCTGCCTGCATCTGGTCCGCCAGGAGCACGGCTCCGCCCTGGCGACCAGACTCGCCCGCCGGATGGTGGTGCCGCCGCACCGCGCCGGCGGGCAAGCCCAGTTCATCGAGACGCCGATCGCGGCCAGCCCGACAGCGGCCACGCTGGAGTCGGTGCTGGTATGGATGCAGCAGCACCTGGACACCACGATGAGCGTGGAGGAACTGGCTGCCCGGGCACACATGGCACCGCGTACCTTCGCCCGCCGGTTCCGGGCCGAGACCGGCACCACGCCGCACGACTGGCTCACCGGCCAGCGGGTGCTGCTGGCCCGCCAGCTACTGGAGGAGACCAGCCTGGGGGTGGAGACGGTGGCCCGGCGGTGCGGCTTCGGCGACGCCGCCACCCTCCGGCACCACTTCAGCCGGCGGGTCGGCGCCACACCCCAGGCGTACCGTGGCACGTTCCGCGACCGGACCGCCGTCGGCTGA
- the dacB gene encoding D-alanyl-D-alanine carboxypeptidase/D-alanyl-D-alanine-endopeptidase — protein MLTAAVAVVVLLAGGTSIAVLRPGPVAGWLGAAEVSPSPSMSAEPTPGPVLAGLAADAPIPTTAGLTETLDKAINRSGLGDRVHVSVRDMTTGAVLYGREPAALTVPASTTKLVTAATVLAAVGPTHRITTRVVAGAAPGEVVLIGGGDPTLSIDDTGFYPGAARLDVLAAATRSALGDTTPTRVLIDSSLFSGPAFGPGWDDDIPTGGYAAAITALMVDGARTDPAAAKGWAPRSAAPDLAAGRAFARALGLPADAVDTTPAGYTDQLPGSPTQPVGGTDAVASAPTTSATGQPATPHRSSGANPDQPADAGPGAELARIESPPMARLVEMMLADSDNVLAEALARQVAIARGEPASFAGAAVAMDAVLAELGLPADQSDLYDGSGLSRSNRVTPGLLTELTVLAGSGDRPALTGLFSGLPVAAWSGTLQGRYQTADAPQRVGAGVVRAKTGSLSGINALAGTVTTADGRLLAFAVLADEVPLLIDAAQAGLDRIAATLARCGCR, from the coding sequence CTGCTGACCGCCGCCGTCGCCGTCGTCGTCCTGCTGGCCGGTGGTACCTCGATCGCGGTACTCCGGCCGGGCCCGGTGGCCGGCTGGCTCGGTGCCGCCGAGGTGAGCCCGAGCCCGAGCATGTCCGCCGAGCCGACGCCGGGCCCGGTGCTGGCCGGGTTGGCCGCCGACGCCCCGATTCCCACCACGGCCGGGCTGACCGAGACCCTGGACAAGGCGATCAACCGATCCGGCCTCGGTGACCGGGTGCACGTTTCGGTCCGGGACATGACGACCGGCGCGGTCCTGTACGGTCGCGAACCGGCGGCGCTGACCGTGCCGGCGTCGACCACCAAACTGGTCACCGCGGCGACGGTGCTGGCCGCGGTCGGGCCGACACACCGGATCACGACCCGGGTGGTCGCGGGAGCCGCGCCCGGCGAGGTGGTGCTGATCGGCGGCGGTGACCCGACCTTGTCGATCGATGACACCGGGTTCTATCCGGGGGCCGCCCGGCTCGACGTGCTGGCCGCCGCCACCCGTAGCGCCCTCGGTGACACGACGCCGACCAGGGTGCTGATCGACAGTTCGCTCTTCTCCGGACCGGCGTTCGGGCCCGGGTGGGACGACGACATCCCGACCGGCGGGTACGCGGCCGCGATCACCGCGCTGATGGTGGACGGTGCCCGGACCGATCCCGCCGCAGCCAAGGGCTGGGCGCCGCGCTCGGCCGCACCGGACCTGGCTGCCGGCCGGGCCTTCGCCCGTGCTCTCGGGCTGCCGGCGGACGCGGTGGACACCACACCGGCCGGCTACACCGACCAGCTGCCGGGCTCGCCGACGCAGCCCGTCGGCGGCACCGACGCGGTCGCCAGCGCACCGACCACGTCGGCGACCGGGCAGCCGGCGACCCCCCACCGGTCGTCGGGGGCAAACCCCGACCAGCCGGCGGACGCCGGCCCGGGTGCCGAACTGGCCCGGATCGAATCGCCGCCGATGGCCCGGCTGGTCGAGATGATGCTCGCCGACAGTGACAACGTCCTCGCCGAAGCGCTCGCCCGGCAGGTCGCCATCGCCCGGGGCGAACCCGCGTCGTTCGCCGGGGCGGCGGTCGCGATGGACGCCGTACTGGCTGAACTCGGGTTGCCGGCCGACCAGAGCGACCTGTACGACGGCAGCGGCCTGTCCCGCAGCAACCGGGTGACCCCGGGACTGCTGACCGAGCTGACCGTGCTCGCCGGCAGCGGCGACCGTCCCGCGCTGACCGGGCTGTTCTCCGGTCTGCCGGTCGCCGCCTGGTCCGGCACCCTGCAGGGGCGGTACCAGACGGCGGACGCCCCGCAGCGGGTCGGCGCGGGCGTGGTGCGGGCCAAGACCGGGTCGTTGTCCGGCATCAACGCGTTGGCCGGCACGGTGACCACCGCCGACGGCCGACTGTTGGCGTTCGCGGTGCTGGCCGACGAGGTGCCGTTGCTCATCGACGCTGCCCAGGCCGGCCTGGACCGGATCGCCGCGACCCTGGCCCGGTGCGGTTGCCGTTGA